In Eretmochelys imbricata isolate rEreImb1 chromosome 14, rEreImb1.hap1, whole genome shotgun sequence, a genomic segment contains:
- the LOC144274274 gene encoding butyrophilin subfamily 1 member A1-like produces the protein MTGKVPSFSPGSTVSSALPGYVALCLALQVHRLASARFTVTGPDHPITASLGREAVLPCHLSPRMSAEDMELTWFRSQFSAVVHRYKDGRDQYGEQMPGYQGRTELLKDNITSGIVSLRIRNVQVSDHGQYTCFFQSSVSYEEASLELQVAVSGSDPHISVAGHQDGGIRVVCRSAGWHPEPEAQWRDHRGQLLPSASEKISKEANDLFQSQISIVITEHSNQDLSCSVRSPLLNQEKISTVSIAELFFPRVNPWMVALGVILALLAVVIPLSSYCIWRQHRAKGKLQAELRWRSAQIYSVDVTLDPDTAHPELVLSEDWKHVRHGDTRQDLPDKPERFDTFPEVLGAEGFAGGRRYWEVGVGDKTRWTLGVCRESVSRKGWVTHTPEDGFWAVWLRDGEFAALTSPPTSLPVSVRPGRVGIFLDYEAGEVSFYNVTDGSHLFTFTDTFSGTLRPYFYPGLNAGRTNAAPLIICPVPALAGGNLGP, from the exons ATGACGGGGAAGGTTCCCTCGTTCTCCCCCGGCTCCACAGTGAGCTCCGCTCTGCCGGGCTACGTCGCTCTCTGCCTCGCTCTACAGGTTCACCGGCTGGCGTCAG CACGGTTCACAGTGACTGGACCTGACCATCCGATCACTGCCTCCCTAGGCAGGGAGGCTGTCCTGCCCTGTCACCTCTCCCCCAGGATGAGCGCTGAGGACATGGAGCTGACGTGGTTCCGATCCCAGTTCTCTGCAGTTGTGCACCGGTATAAGGATGGACGGGATCAGTATGGAGAGCAGATGCCAGGATATCAGGGAAGGACAGAGCTGCTGAAAGACAATATCACCAGTGGGATTGTTTCCCTGAGAATACGCAATGTCCAGGTTTCTGACCATGGACAGTACACGTGTTTCTTTCAGTCCAGTGTCTCATATGAAGAAGCCTCACTGGAACTGCAGGTGGCAG TTTCAGGCTCTGACCCCCACATTTCTGTTGCTGGTCACCAGGATGGAGGGATCCGGGTTGTGTGTCGATCGGCAGGCTGGCACCCAGAACCTGAGGCTCAATGGAGAGATCACCGTGGGCAGTTGCTACCATCTGCCTCTGAAAAAATATCTAAGGAGGCCAATGACCTGTTTCAAAGCCAGATTTCTATTGTTATAACAGAACATTCCAACCAGGACTTGTCCTGTTCTGTCAGGAGCCCGCTCCTCAATCAAGAGAAAATATCAACAGTTTCCATAGCAG AGCTGTTTTTCCCAAGGGTCAATCCCTGGATGGTGGCTCTGGGGGTGATCCTGGCTCTCCTGGCTGTTGTCATTCCCCTGTCCAGTTACTGCATCTGGAGGCAACACAGAGCGAAAG gcaaACTCCAGGCTGAGCTCA GGTGGAGAAGCGCCCAGATCTACTCAG tggacgtgactctggatccagacacggctcatcccgaactcgtcctgtctgaggatTGGAAACATGTGAGACACGGAGACACACGCCAGGATCTGCCCGACAAGCCTGAGAGATTTGATACGTTCCCTGAAGTGCTGGGCGCTGAGGGGTTCGCGGGCGGGAGGCGttactgggaggtgggggtgggagacaaGACGAGATGGACTCTGGGGGTTTGTCGGGAATCTGTGAGCAGGAAGGGGTgggtcacacacacacctgagGATGGATTCTGGGCCGTGTGGCTGAGGGACGGGGAATTcgcagccctcacctcccccccgaCCTCCCTCCCTGTGAGCGTCCGGCCCGGCCGGGTGGGGATTTTCCTGGACTATGAGGCGGGCGAGGTCTCGTTTTACAATGTGACTGACGGGTCCCATCTCTTCACGTTCACTGACACCTTCTCCGGGACGCTCCGCCCTTATTTCTATCCCGGTCTCAACGCTGGGCGTACAAACGCGGCTCCCCTGATCATCTGCCCGGTCCCGGCTCTGGCCGGGGGGAATCTCGGTCCCTGA